A window of Calonectris borealis chromosome 3, bCalBor7.hap1.2, whole genome shotgun sequence contains these coding sequences:
- the LYRM2 gene encoding LYR motif-containing protein 2 isoform X2 translates to MAAGGPRPPGEGSAAAPATREAELRVMAASRLPPSALTLKQFLRRQQVLQLYRKILRAIREVPAEADRRYLKDWTREEFRRNKDATEEEAIRMMITQGNMQLQELQRTLKLAKS, encoded by the exons ATGGCCGCTGGggggccccgcccgcccggggaggGCTCGGCGGCCGCGCCCGCGACGCGAGAGGCGGAGCTGCGCGTCATGGCCGCCAGCCGCCTCCCGCCGAGCGCGCTCACCCTGAAGCAG tTCCTGAGGCGGCAGCAGGTTCTTCAGTTATACAGGAAGATCCTGCGGGCTATTCGTGAGGTCCCCGCGGAAGCAGATCGCCGCTATTTAAAGGACTGGACCAGGGAGgaattcagaagaaataaagacGCTACAGAAGAG GAGGCAATCAGGATGATGATTACTCAAGGCAACATGCAACTTCAGGAACTTCAGAGAACACTTAAGTTGGCAAAATCCTGA
- the LYRM2 gene encoding LYR motif-containing protein 2 isoform X1 has translation MAAGGPRPPGEGSAAAPATREAELRVMAASRLPPSALTLKQFLRRQQVLQLYRKILRAIREVPAEADRRYLKDWTREEFRRNKDATEEVRIGNSPACPPALGSDQCAVLGFATCVCFEAIRMMITQGNMQLQELQRTLKLAKS, from the exons ATGGCCGCTGGggggccccgcccgcccggggaggGCTCGGCGGCCGCGCCCGCGACGCGAGAGGCGGAGCTGCGCGTCATGGCCGCCAGCCGCCTCCCGCCGAGCGCGCTCACCCTGAAGCAG tTCCTGAGGCGGCAGCAGGTTCTTCAGTTATACAGGAAGATCCTGCGGGCTATTCGTGAGGTCCCCGCGGAAGCAGATCGCCGCTATTTAAAGGACTGGACCAGGGAGgaattcagaagaaataaagacGCTACAGAAGAGGTGAGGATCGGGAACTCGCCAgcctgcccgcctgccctggGGAGCGATCAGTGCGCTGTCCTGGGCTTTGCCACCTGCGTTTGTTTT GAGGCAATCAGGATGATGATTACTCAAGGCAACATGCAACTTCAGGAACTTCAGAGAACACTTAAGTTGGCAAAATCCTGA